A genomic window from Lentibacter algarum includes:
- the flaF gene encoding flagellar biosynthesis regulator FlaF codes for MNAHSQAIAGYTTQNAPIRTNRGTEYEVFSKITNNLRTAALQGKQGFPALADAIHKNRKLWTILATEVAGDGNTLSKDLRARIFYLAEFTQNYSPKVLRSGASVAPLIEINAAIMRGLAGGGSK; via the coding sequence ATGAACGCCCACTCCCAAGCCATCGCGGGCTATACGACCCAAAATGCACCAATTCGAACCAATCGAGGCACAGAATACGAAGTTTTCTCCAAAATCACTAACAATCTGAGAACCGCCGCCCTGCAAGGCAAGCAAGGTTTCCCTGCTCTAGCCGATGCCATTCATAAGAATCGAAAGCTCTGGACGATCCTTGCAACGGAAGTTGCTGGAGACGGCAACACGCTCTCAAAAGATTTACGCGCCCGCATTTTTTACTTAGCGGAGTTCACTCAGAACTACTCCCCAAAGGTATTGAGATCAGGCGCAAGCGTCGCGCCTCTTATCGAAATCAATGCAGCCATAATGCGCGGCTTAGCTGGCGGAGGCTCAAAATGA